A single Bos mutus isolate GX-2022 chromosome 16, NWIPB_WYAK_1.1, whole genome shotgun sequence DNA region contains:
- the ANGPTL7 gene encoding angiopoietin-related protein 7: MLKKTLSAVAWLCIFLVAFVSHPVWPQKPPKRKTPAELTAATCCEEAKALQAQIANLSSLLSDLGKKQERDWVSVVMQVMELESSAKSMETRLTEAESKYSEMNNQIGIMQLQAAQTVTQTSADAIYDCSSLYQKNYRISGVYKLPPDDFLGSPELEVFCDMETSGGGWTIIQRRKSGLVSFYRDWKQYKQGFGSIRGDFWLGNDHIHRLSRRPTRLRVEMQDWEGNMRYAEYSHFVLGNELNSYRLFLGNYSGDVGNDALIYHNNTAFSTKDKDNDNCLDKCAQLRKGGYWYNCCTDSNLNGVYYRLGEHNKHLDGITWYGWHGSSYSLKRVEMKIRPEDFQP, translated from the exons ATGCTGAAAAAGACTCTCTCGGCCGTGGCGTGGCTCTGCATTTTCCTCGTGGCCTTTGTCAGCCACCCAGTTTGGCCACAGAAGCCCCCTAAGCGCAAGACCCCAGCAGAGCTCACCGCAGCCACCTGCTGTGAGGAGGCAAAGGCGCTCCAGGCCCAGATCGCCAACCTGAGCAGCCTGCTGAGCGACCTGGGCAAGAAGCAGGAGAGGGACTGGGTCAGCGTGGTCATGCAGGTGATGGAGCTGGAAAGCAGCGCCAAGAGCATGGAGACGCGGCTCACTGAAGCCGAGAGCAAGTACTCCGAGATGAACAACCAGATCGGCATTATGCAGCTGCAGGCAGCGCAGACGGTCACCCAGACCTCAGCAG ATGCCATCTACGACTGCTCATCCCTCTACCAGAAGAACTACCGCATCTCTGGAGTATATAAGCTTCCTCCTGACGACTTCTTGGGCAGCCCTGAACTGGAG GTGTTCTGTGACATGGAGACTTCAGGCGGCGGCTGGACCATCATTCAGAGACGGAAGAGTGGCCTCGTCTCCTTCTACCGGGACTGGAAGCAGTACAAGCAGGGCTTTGGCAGCATCCGTGGGGACTTCTGGCTGGGGAATGACCACATCCACCGGCTCTCCAGGCGGCCCACCCGGCTGCGTGTGGAGATGCAG GACTGGGAGGGCAACATGCGCTACGCAGAGTACAGCCACTTTGTTCTGGGCAATGAACTGAACAGCTATCGCCTCTTCCTGGGGAACTACAGCGGCGACGTGGGGAATGACGCCCTCATCTATCACAACAACACAGCCTTCAGCACCAAGGACAAGGACAACGACAACTGCTTGGACAAGTGTGCCCAGCTCCGCAAAG GTGGATACTGGTACAACTGCTGCACAGACTCCAACCTCAATGGCGTCTACTATCGCCTCGGGGAGCACAACAAGcacctggatggcatcacctggtATGGCTGGCACGGCTCCAGTTACTCCCTCAAACGAGTGGAGATGAAAATCCGCCCGGAAGACTTCCAGCCATAG